In Pseudomonadales bacterium, a single window of DNA contains:
- the kdsB gene encoding 3-deoxy-manno-octulosonate cytidylyltransferase: protein MDFVVVIPARHASSRLPGKPLALVGGLPMVQRVHQQARRSQAREVVIATDDLRIAEVARGFGAEVVMTSTEHASGTDRLEEVVRLRRYAPEQIVVNLQGDEPLIPPQLLDQVAAALLHGTAPMATLCEPIVEREDFFNPNVVKVVRDERGHALYFSRAPIPYPRGIALDSDVAWQQAGVPALRHIGLYAYRAGLLHRFVRWPIGTLERIEALEQLRLLSQGIDIRVELAQVTPPPGVDTPEDLERINRLWQMRMP, encoded by the coding sequence GTGGATTTCGTGGTGGTGATTCCGGCCCGCCATGCCTCATCCCGCTTGCCGGGCAAACCGCTGGCATTGGTGGGTGGCCTGCCGATGGTCCAGCGGGTCCATCAGCAGGCGCGGCGCAGTCAGGCACGGGAGGTGGTGATCGCCACCGACGATCTGCGTATCGCCGAGGTGGCGCGCGGTTTTGGCGCCGAAGTGGTGATGACCTCGACCGAACATGCCTCCGGCACCGACCGGCTGGAAGAGGTGGTGCGGCTGCGCCGCTACGCGCCGGAGCAGATCGTGGTCAACCTGCAGGGCGACGAGCCGCTGATTCCGCCGCAACTGCTCGACCAGGTGGCGGCGGCACTGCTGCATGGCACCGCACCGATGGCCACGCTCTGCGAGCCGATCGTCGAGCGGGAGGACTTCTTCAACCCCAATGTCGTCAAGGTGGTGCGTGACGAGCGCGGCCATGCGCTCTACTTCAGCCGCGCGCCGATTCCGTATCCACGTGGCATTGCGCTCGACAGCGATGTGGCCTGGCAGCAGGCGGGCGTGCCGGCGCTGCGCCACATCGGTCTCTATGCCTACCGTGCCGGGCTGCTGCATCGGTTCGTCCGCTGGCCGATCGGCACGCTGGAGCGGATCGAGGCACTGGAGCAGTTGCGGCTGCTGAGTCAGGGCATCGACATCCGGGTCGAGCTGGCGCAGGTCACGCCGCCACCGGGGGTCGACACCCCGGAAGATCTCGAACGGATCAACCGGCTCTGGCAGATGCGAATGCCGTGA